A region from the Triticum urartu cultivar G1812 chromosome 1, Tu2.1, whole genome shotgun sequence genome encodes:
- the LOC125548748 gene encoding uncharacterized protein LOC125548748, which produces MDGLRDNSRPPFHGIDSPSPSEFRVSSNRRRRRSASPRPWPQRSADTSHAPYRRPSPSPRRERHREHHHRRERSRSPRLESARKAVSPSAKWSRFEAGSSSSSVLAPPLMDDGSTTPDCPDSPIYCYEDDQRIRFRQYGVSDGSGITDREPDGKQEDHSYNALVDDFMGAVVENWGEPANFDQAAREERYQKQTKRFAELALKCYNKNKNNKVTIYI; this is translated from the exons ATGGACGGTTTGCGCGATAACTCACGGCCGCCCTTTCACGGCATCGACAGCCCCTCGCCGTCCGAATTCCGCGTGAGTTCCAACCGGCGACGGCGCCGCTCCGCGTCTCCACGCCCTTGGCCGCAACGCTCCGCTGACACTTCGCATGCACCGTACCGGCGGCCGAGCCCGTCACCGCGCAGAGAGCGGCACCGCGAGCACCACCACCGGCGTGAGCGCAGCCGCAGCCCTCGCCTCGAGTCGGCACGCAAAGCTGTTTCGCCATCTGCCAAGTGGTCTCGGTTCGAAGCCGGCTCTTCGTCTTCGAGCGTGCTGGCTCCGCCTCTGATGGATGATGGCAGCACGACCCCTGACTGCCCTGACAGTCCCAT ATACTGTTACGAGGATGATCAGAGGATAAGATTTCGGCAATACGGCGTCTCTGATGGTTCAGGGATCACTGACAG GGAACCAGACGGCAAACAGGAAGATCATTCATATAATGCCCTGGTAGATGACTTTATGGGTGCTGTGGTGGAGAACTGGGGTGAGCCAGCCAACTTCGATCAAGCCGCGCGTGAAGAGCGTTACCAAAAGCAGACGAAGAGATTTGCTGAGTTAGCTCTGAAATGTtacaacaaaaacaaaaacaataaGGTAACTATATATATTTAA